One window of Saimiri boliviensis isolate mSaiBol1 chromosome 4, mSaiBol1.pri, whole genome shotgun sequence genomic DNA carries:
- the MRPS18B gene encoding small ribosomal subunit protein mS40 isoform X2, with translation MATSVLYTLLRRLPMLSLFRGAHRVQVPLQTLCTKAPSEEKSLPPVPVSPYENEPWKYLESEEYQERYGSRPVWADYRRNHKGGVPPQRTRKTCINVKLLEQFVCAHTGIIFHAPYTGVCVRQHKRLTQAIQKARDLGLLSYHIPQVEPRDLDFSTSHGAVSATPPAPTLISGEPWYPWYDWKQPPERELSRLRRLYQGHLREESGPPPESMPKVPPTAPAEEESGPPPESMPKVPPTAPAEASSTGQTGP, from the exons ATGGCGACGTCCGTATTATACACCCTGCTGAGGCGGCTTCCTATGCTTTCTCTCTTCCGAGGTGCCCACAGAGTTCAG GTTCCCCTCCAGACGCTTTGCACCAAAGCTCCTTCTGAGGAAAAGTCTTTGCCCCCGGTTCCCGTTTCTCCTTATGAGAATGAGCCCTGGAAATATCTGGAATCAGAAG aataCCAGGAGCGATATGGTTCTCGCCCCGTCTGGGCTGACTACCGCCGCAACCACAAAGGTGGTGTACCCCCACAGCGTACTCGGAAAACGTGTATT AACGTGAAGCTCTTGGAACAGTTTGTCTGCGCCCATACGGGTATCATCTTCCATGCTCCATACACAG GAGTCTGTGTGAGGCAGCACAAGAGGTTGACCCAGGCCATCCAGAAAGCCAGGGATCTTG GTCTGCTCAGTTACCACATCCCCCAGGTTGAACCCCGGGACCTTGACTTCAGTACCTCTCATGGGGCTGTGAGTGCTACTCCGCCAGCCCCCACCCTAATCTCAGGCGAGCCCTGGTACCCATGGTACGACTGGAAACAGCCACCAGAGAGAGAACTGTCTCGCCTTCGCCGACTCTACCAGGGTCATCTCCGAGAAGAGAGTGGCCCCCCACCTGAGTCAATGCCCAAGGTGCCCCCTACAGCACCAGCAGAAGAAGAGAGTGGCCCCCCACCTGAGTCAATGCCCAAGGTGCCCCCTACAGCACCAGCAGAAGCCTCTTCCACTGGGCAGACAGGCCCCTAG
- the MRPS18B gene encoding small ribosomal subunit protein mS40 isoform X1, translating to MATSVLYTLLRRLPMLSLFRGAHRVQVPLQTLCTKAPSEEKSLPPVPVSPYENEPWKYLESEEYQERYGSRPVWADYRRNHKGGVPPQRTRKTCIRRNKVAGNPCPICRDHKLHVDFRNVKLLEQFVCAHTGIIFHAPYTGVCVRQHKRLTQAIQKARDLGLLSYHIPQVEPRDLDFSTSHGAVSATPPAPTLISGEPWYPWYDWKQPPERELSRLRRLYQGHLREESGPPPESMPKVPPTAPAEEESGPPPESMPKVPPTAPAEASSTGQTGP from the exons ATGGCGACGTCCGTATTATACACCCTGCTGAGGCGGCTTCCTATGCTTTCTCTCTTCCGAGGTGCCCACAGAGTTCAG GTTCCCCTCCAGACGCTTTGCACCAAAGCTCCTTCTGAGGAAAAGTCTTTGCCCCCGGTTCCCGTTTCTCCTTATGAGAATGAGCCCTGGAAATATCTGGAATCAGAAG aataCCAGGAGCGATATGGTTCTCGCCCCGTCTGGGCTGACTACCGCCGCAACCACAAAGGTGGTGTACCCCCACAGCGTACTCGGAAAACGTGTATT CGTAGGAATAAAGTTGCTGGGAATCCGTGCCCCATCTGCCGAGATCACAAGTTGCATGTTGACTTTAGG AACGTGAAGCTCTTGGAACAGTTTGTCTGCGCCCATACGGGTATCATCTTCCATGCTCCATACACAG GAGTCTGTGTGAGGCAGCACAAGAGGTTGACCCAGGCCATCCAGAAAGCCAGGGATCTTG GTCTGCTCAGTTACCACATCCCCCAGGTTGAACCCCGGGACCTTGACTTCAGTACCTCTCATGGGGCTGTGAGTGCTACTCCGCCAGCCCCCACCCTAATCTCAGGCGAGCCCTGGTACCCATGGTACGACTGGAAACAGCCACCAGAGAGAGAACTGTCTCGCCTTCGCCGACTCTACCAGGGTCATCTCCGAGAAGAGAGTGGCCCCCCACCTGAGTCAATGCCCAAGGTGCCCCCTACAGCACCAGCAGAAGAAGAGAGTGGCCCCCCACCTGAGTCAATGCCCAAGGTGCCCCCTACAGCACCAGCAGAAGCCTCTTCCACTGGGCAGACAGGCCCCTAG